A DNA window from Pleurodeles waltl isolate 20211129_DDA chromosome 12, aPleWal1.hap1.20221129, whole genome shotgun sequence contains the following coding sequences:
- the LOC138267726 gene encoding complexin-3-like encodes MGWMMKSLLGAQVKQLTCCVPTKFKKDPPKTYEKEEEGLVAMMRRKWSSEEQYQERLDEEKRNRDAFYAQKKAERAVMRDHFREKYQIPKNQADVQVRCSSNVKLSKEVMALVKPDEAPEPALSFFGPLPNIENLDLSFLRKTADNTMDSLRPGPQCQIM; translated from the exons ATGGGTTGGATGATGAAGTCACTCTTGGGGGCACAGGTGAAGCAGCTCACTTGCTGTGTCCCCACCAAGTTCAAGAAGGATCCACCTAAAACctatgagaaggaggaggagggtctgGTTGCAATGATGAGGAGGAAGTGGAGCTCAGAGGAGCAGTACCAGGAGAGGCTGGACGAAGAAAA AAGAAATCGAGATGCATTCTATGCCCagaagaaagcagagagagcagttaTGAGAGACCACTTCAGGGAGAAATACCAGATTCCCAAG AACCAGGCAGATGTACAGGTGCGTTGCAGCAGTAATGTGAAGCTGTCCAAAGAGGTCATGGCCTTGGTGAAGCCGGATGAGGCCCCGGAGCCAGCACTCTCCTTCTTTGGGCCCCTCCCAAATATTGAGAATTTAGACCTCAGCTTCCTACGGAAAACAGCTGACAACACCATGGACTCCCTGCGACCTGGCCCGCAGTGCCAGATCATGTGA